One Triticum dicoccoides isolate Atlit2015 ecotype Zavitan chromosome 4B, WEW_v2.0, whole genome shotgun sequence genomic window carries:
- the LOC119291630 gene encoding 2-hydroxymuconate semialdehyde hydrolase-like codes for MGASLSVVPLIDYFARREFLAAGLRPHSVTLPYPDGGSSGTCTMHYWAPAGEPRLPPLLLIHGFGPRATWQWRCQVGPLSRQFHVIVPDLLGFGGSSWDSPSAPPPSEATQAAALAALLDSVEGLKGKRVAVAGTSYGGFVAYWLARAAGPRRVGPVVIASSDLLKTAADDRAFLKRAGEGWSGAHELLLPAEPAAMRRLMEMAVYRPPPAMMTPDFVLRDFIQKLFMDNREQLTHLFKGITVGTDKFQVTPLSQEVLIVWGEHDQLFPVEKASGIQSSLDGKARVEIIKKTGHAPQLEDPARFNKIMLDFLMAPDPACTNGSSL; via the exons ATGGGGGCCAGCCTCAGCGTCGTGCCGCTCATCGACTACTTCGCCCGGcgcgagttcctcgccgccggcctccgccCCCACTCGGTCACGCTCCCCTACCCCGACGGCGGCTCGTCGGGCACCTGCACCATGCACTACTGGGCGCCGGCGGGGGAGCCGCGGCTGCCGCCACTGCTGCTCATTCACGGCTTCGGCCCTCGGGCCACCTGGCAGTGGCGCTGCCAGGTGGGGCCGCTGTCCCGCCAGTTCCACGTCATCGTCCCGGACCTGCTCGGCTTCGGCGGCAGCTCCTGGGACTCGCCCTCGGCGCCGCCGCCGTCCGAGGCCACGCAGGCCGCGGCGCTCGCGGCGCTGCTGGACTCGGTGGAGGGGCTGAAGGGCAAGCGGGTGGCCGTGGCGGGCACGAGCTACGGCGGGTTCGTGGCCTACTGGCTGGCGCGCGCGGCGGGGCCCCGGAGGGTGGGCCCCGTGGTGATCGCGAGCTCCGACCTGCTCAAGACGGCGGCCGACGACCGCGCGTTCCTGAAGAGGGCCGGCGAAGGGTGGAGCGGCGCGCACGAGCTGCTCCTGCCGGCCGAGCCCGCCGCCATGAGGAGGCTGATGGAGATGGCCGTGTACCGCCCCCCGCCGGCCATGATGACGCCGGACTTCGTCCTCCGGGACTTCATCCAG AAACTGTTCATGGACAACAGGGAGCAGCTCACCCATCTTTTCAAGGGGATCACCGTCGGCACCGACAAGTTCCAAGTCACACCATTGTCTCAG GAAGTGTTGATTGTCTGGGGAGAGCATGATCAGTTGTTCCCCGTCGAAAAGGCCTCTGGAATCCAGAG CTCTTTGGATGGGAAAGCCAGAGTGGAGATCATCAAGAAAACGGGCCATGCTCCACAGCTCGAGGACCCGGCTCGGTTCAACAAGATCATGCTGGACTTCTTGATGGCTCCAGACCCTGCTTGCACCAATGGCAGCTCGCTATGA